One genomic segment of Brevinematia bacterium includes these proteins:
- a CDS encoding SDR family NAD(P)-dependent oxidoreductase encodes MNKREANVISLEGKIAMVTGSASGIGRGIAKVLSEAGATIYAVDYDFKLLLDLKKSFEERGKEIRVLHYDLSSRGEVQKLWDEIKNAEPDILVNNVGLYQFRDFLEVDEEFLDRAIDVNLKSCFWMCQFMIKRNIERGRGGTIVNISSVEAVLPFIEGLTHYTASKAGVIAVTRALAKEYARKGFRVNAILPGGIVTPGTKNIAKKALMKFDISILKSGRRFWDRLPSRTLGKPEDIGKVVLALVSDLFSYVHGAVIPVDGGFLSA; translated from the coding sequence ATGAACAAAAGAGAAGCTAATGTTATATCTCTTGAGGGAAAGATAGCTATGGTTACGGGTTCTGCAAGTGGAATAGGTAGAGGGATAGCAAAAGTGTTGTCTGAGGCGGGGGCGACAATCTATGCTGTGGATTACGACTTTAAGTTGTTGCTGGATCTGAAGAAGAGTTTTGAAGAGAGAGGTAAGGAGATAAGGGTGCTACATTACGATTTATCTTCCAGAGGTGAGGTGCAAAAGTTGTGGGATGAGATAAAAAACGCAGAGCCAGACATATTGGTGAATAATGTTGGGTTGTATCAGTTTAGGGACTTTCTAGAGGTTGATGAGGAATTTTTGGATAGGGCTATAGATGTTAATCTCAAATCTTGTTTTTGGATGTGTCAGTTTATGATAAAGAGGAATATTGAGAGGGGAAGAGGTGGAACGATAGTTAACATTTCTTCTGTGGAAGCGGTGTTGCCGTTTATTGAGGGACTTACTCACTATACTGCTAGTAAGGCAGGTGTTATAGCGGTTACGAGGGCTTTGGCAAAGGAATATGCGCGTAAGGGATTCAGAGTTAATGCTATACTGCCGGGAGGTATTGTTACACCGGGGACTAAAAATATTGCTAAAAAGGCTCTGATGAAATTTGATATTTCAATACTGAAGTCAGGTCGTAGGTTCTGGGATAGACTTCCATCAAGGACTCTAGGTAAACCTGAGGATATTGGTAAAGTGGTATTAGCATTGGTTAGTGATCTATTTTCGTATGTTCATGGGGCGGTAATACCTGTGGATGGTGGTTTCTTATCAGCGTAA
- a CDS encoding TetR/AcrR family transcriptional regulator, which translates to MEVSPRDKIILSAVKLFSTKGFDATSVDEIARNSGINKAMIYYYFSSKEELLVSIIKKSIDEFYRIIEEMDISSFSSLRDFIRMLVVNVVDYIVTHRDVVKIFFREGFVYGDKIGTTVGKMLLSVFEDLILRVRHKFSLSDTLSYVDCAIMTNLVAGIIHLESGYGGEEFEVVKSSYIDKVSSVIFYLVTGGNFSGGEV; encoded by the coding sequence ATGGAAGTTTCGCCTAGGGATAAGATAATATTGTCTGCGGTGAAGTTATTTTCAACGAAGGGGTTTGATGCTACTTCTGTTGATGAGATAGCAAGAAACTCAGGTATTAATAAAGCGATGATATACTACTATTTTTCTAGTAAGGAAGAGCTACTTGTCAGTATTATAAAAAAGAGTATTGATGAGTTTTATAGGATAATTGAGGAGATGGATATATCGTCGTTTTCTTCGCTAAGGGATTTTATAAGGATGCTTGTTGTGAATGTGGTTGATTATATTGTGACTCACAGAGATGTTGTCAAGATATTTTTTAGAGAGGGGTTTGTATATGGTGATAAAATTGGCACTACTGTAGGTAAGATGTTGTTGTCAGTGTTTGAGGATTTGATTTTGAGAGTAAGGCATAAATTTAGTCTATCTGATACCTTATCTTATGTTGATTGTGCTATAATGACGAATCTAGTTGCTGGTATAATACACTTGGAAAGCGGGTATGGTGGTGAGGAGTTTGAAGTGGTGAAAAGTAGCTATATTGACAAGGTATCTAGCGTTATATTTTATCTGGTTACTGGAGGTAATTTTTCGGGAGGTGAGGTATGA
- a CDS encoding DUF58 domain-containing protein has translation MVRYFFLFLLVLAIVILFPLYETILVVVSGILVVLFNKVYSDRVVKGIAVSRFIENTKIFNGDSTTAGIVVENKTVFPLIAYVYDYTSMELSHKQKETFFLFLLPKAKKLLKYRIVGSKRGDHHLGPTMIEFKDLFMRTFLSKEFDTVDFVTVFPSILPHSEIDKSILQPYGEIKNKLPIFEDLTKIQGIREYQDGDEIRKINWKISARHDKLYVNYYNPSVSSGTIVILNLYHQDYDMKYADYYEEFSIEFATTIIFELYGYHQEVGLVANGEIRRKVSLKGKSIVENPLGFFEIPISYGNTHISNMFELLARIYPQNKITLFQTLRNLSIQIPWGTAIVLITPRIDEEISLLLYEISRKGHEIFIYNTHPSRSIETFNIRSMKPFNTLKVENTIQIERVV, from the coding sequence ATGGTGAGATACTTCTTTCTTTTTCTGCTGGTATTGGCTATAGTTATCCTTTTTCCATTGTATGAGACCATCTTAGTTGTCGTTTCAGGGATACTCGTAGTTCTTTTTAATAAAGTGTATTCTGATAGGGTAGTGAAAGGTATTGCGGTGTCAAGATTTATTGAGAACACCAAAATATTTAATGGTGATAGTACTACAGCTGGGATAGTTGTTGAAAATAAGACAGTATTCCCACTTATTGCCTATGTTTATGATTATACGAGTATGGAGCTTTCACACAAGCAGAAGGAAACGTTTTTTCTTTTCCTTCTTCCTAAGGCGAAAAAACTCCTAAAATACAGAATAGTTGGAAGTAAAAGAGGTGATCACCACCTAGGACCAACGATGATAGAGTTTAAAGATCTGTTTATGAGAACTTTCCTAAGCAAAGAGTTTGATACTGTAGACTTTGTAACAGTATTTCCATCCATACTCCCACACAGCGAGATTGATAAGAGCATTCTCCAACCCTACGGTGAGATTAAGAACAAACTTCCCATATTTGAGGATCTAACGAAAATACAAGGAATAAGAGAATATCAGGATGGTGACGAGATAAGAAAAATAAACTGGAAAATTTCTGCAAGGCATGATAAACTCTACGTGAATTATTACAATCCATCGGTTTCCTCAGGAACAATAGTTATCCTTAACCTCTATCATCAGGACTATGATATGAAGTATGCAGACTACTACGAAGAGTTTAGTATAGAGTTTGCTACTACTATTATATTTGAGCTTTATGGATATCATCAGGAGGTAGGCCTGGTTGCAAATGGAGAGATAAGGAGGAAAGTTTCTCTAAAAGGCAAGTCCATTGTGGAAAATCCTTTAGGCTTTTTTGAAATACCTATCTCCTATGGAAATACACATATATCCAATATGTTTGAACTTCTAGCTAGAATATATCCACAAAACAAAATTACCCTTTTTCAAACTCTTAGAAATCTGTCTATTCAAATTCCTTGGGGAACTGCTATAGTGCTCATAACACCAAGGATTGACGAAGAGATTTCTCTACTTCTTTACGAAATTTCAAGAAAAGGCCACGAGATATTCATATACAATACTCATCCTAGTAGATCAATTGAAACATTCAATATCAGAAGTATGAAACCTTTTAATACCCTGAAGGTTGAAAATACAATACAAATAGAAAGGGTGGTATGA